TGGGCCTCGGTGCCGTTCTTGCCCGTCCCCCACAGCTCGACGACCAGGTCCACGCCAGTCGGAGTGACCGCCACGGAGCCCTGTGCGTAAACGTTGACCGCCTTCGTCCGGTCGGGGGTCGGTTGGGTGACCCCAGCCGCCTGAGGCGGCCGCCCCGCAAAAATACCGATGGCCAACGCTACTGCCAGCAGCGTGGCCACAACCACGTGGAATGGTTTGATTTCCAACCTAGACCCTCCCCCGGACCCTCGCCGGTCTCATGCGGGTGTAGATGACGTAGGCGACCCACAGGATGGCCAGGATGATCAGGACGGGCGCCGCTCCGCCCAGGGATCGGGCGGTTCGCACAGCCAGCACGCCGAGCCCGCGCGAAGTCAGCATGAAGGCTTGTCCCGCCTCCTTGCCGGCGCTCAACCCGGCCGAGCTGTTGGTCGCGGGAGCCGCCCCGGTGGTGACCGGGGCTTGGATGAGATCGATGGCGATGGCGGAGTAGGCGGCGGTCTCCTTGATGGCGTTGATCCGGCCCTGAAGGAGCTCGATCTTGGCCCTGACCGCGGCCAGTTCGTTCTCGAGGCGGATGATCTCATCGACGCCCTTGGTCTTGGCGACGATCTCCAGGTAGCGGCTCTCTTGCTGCTTCAGGACCTTGAGCCGGGCCTCGGCGTCGGTGTAGTCAGGGACGATGTCCCGACCGTTGATGCTCTTGGCCTTGAGCGTTCCAAGCTTCTCCACCTGAGCCAGAACGTCGAGGAGGGTCTCGGCCGGCACCTTGATGGTCAGGGTGCCGTGCTTCAGCCCGGTCTGGTCAGTGTAGGTGTTCGAGCTCTCGACGTAGCCGGCGCCCTGGCCGTTGTCCCGCTCGGCCAGTTGGCTGACCTTGGCCACGGCCTCGTCGACATTGCGCACTTCAACCTGGAGGGAGGCCCGCTTGCCAACCTTCTGCGGAAGGACGGCCATGATGTCCTGGTCGATGGCCGGCCCGCCCAGCGACCCGCCGAGCCCGGTCCCGCCGAACCCGCCGGTCTCCGGACCGGAGCCGGCTCCCTCATTCCCCGTTCCGGTAGTCCCCCCGGACGTAGGTGCGGCGGCCTTGATACCGGTCCCGGTGCCGCGGCTGACATCGGTGGCTACGACCTGCCCGCCATCCTGGTTGCCAGTCCCGCCGGTGGTAGCGGTCCCGCCGGAGCCGGCGTTCGGGGTGACGCCCGTGAGACCCATCTGGCGCTCACCGTTTCCGGCCTTATCGGCCACGGTGATGCCGTCCTTCGTCTGGCCGCCCCCGGCGCCCTGATCGGTGACCCCCTGAGCATTACCCCCGGAGGTTCCTGAGAGGAGACCCTTCTCCCCGTCGGGCAGCTTGCCCTTGGGGTCGGCGAGACCGGGCGCGGTCGGCTGGTTCATGTCCGAGTTTTGCCCGACCGCGACCGTGGTCGGCTTGGACAGTCCGAGCCAGGCCAGGGCAGCGGGGCTCTGGATGGCCGTGCCCACCCCGACCGCCAGGGCCAGGGTGGCGGCGACGGCGACGGCCCCGCGATAGGTCACCAGGGCCCGCCCGAAGCGGGCAAAGAAACCCCGACGCTCCCGGCGCTGCTCAGCCAGGATCCGGCGGCGGAGCTTCGCCCGAAAGTCGGGGGGTGGCTCGACTTCGTCAAGTTGCTGAACAAGGGCCAGCGTGGTCCGGAGGGCGGCGACTTCGGAGGCGCATTCGTGGCAACGACGCAGGTGTTCCTCGACCCAGGATCGCTCGTCCAGGTCGAGAGTTCCGTCGATATAGCCTGACAGCAGCTCTCTTACATCGTCACAGCGCACCGCCGTGCCCTCCTTTCGCTACGCTTCGCCCGCCTGTGTAGACGACGTTCGGAGAAAAAAGTTCCAGGGCGGAAAGTTTCTCTTTGAGGGCGAATCGGGCTCGGTTCAGACGGGATTTGACCGTCCCCAGGGAGCAGTCCAGGGCTTCGGCGATCTCCTGGTAGGACAGCCCCTGGAGGTCCCGGAGGACGATGACCATCCGGTATTCCTCGGTGAGCTGCTCGATTCCCGCCTGGACGACCTCGCGGATCTCGGTCCGCTCGGCCAGTTCATCGGGAGGCGGCGCCGGATCGGGCACTTGTCGCTGCATGACCTCGCCCTTGTCGCCGGCGACCGGCTCGTCCAGCGAGACCGTCGGTCGGCGCCCGCGTTGCCGGAGTTCATCGAGGCAGACGTTGGAAACGAC
This DNA window, taken from Bacillota bacterium, encodes the following:
- a CDS encoding sigma-70 family RNA polymerase sigma factor — its product is MDESELIHRCQRGDVDAFDNLVRLFEKKVYNLAYRMSGNHEDASDLSQEAFLRVFQSLKDFRGQSSFSTWLYRVVSNVCLDELRQRGRRPTVSLDEPVAGDKGEVMQRQVPDPAPPPDELAERTEIREVVQAGIEQLTEEYRMVIVLRDLQGLSYQEIAEALDCSLGTVKSRLNRARFALKEKLSALELFSPNVVYTGGRSVAKGGHGGAL
- a CDS encoding DUF4349 domain-containing protein, with translation MRCDDVRELLSGYIDGTLDLDERSWVEEHLRRCHECASEVAALRTTLALVQQLDEVEPPPDFRAKLRRRILAEQRRERRGFFARFGRALVTYRGAVAVAATLALAVGVGTAIQSPAALAWLGLSKPTTVAVGQNSDMNQPTAPGLADPKGKLPDGEKGLLSGTSGGNAQGVTDQGAGGGQTKDGITVADKAGNGERQMGLTGVTPNAGSGGTATTGGTGNQDGGQVVATDVSRGTGTGIKAAAPTSGGTTGTGNEGAGSGPETGGFGGTGLGGSLGGPAIDQDIMAVLPQKVGKRASLQVEVRNVDEAVAKVSQLAERDNGQGAGYVESSNTYTDQTGLKHGTLTIKVPAETLLDVLAQVEKLGTLKAKSINGRDIVPDYTDAEARLKVLKQQESRYLEIVAKTKGVDEIIRLENELAAVRAKIELLQGRINAIKETAAYSAIAIDLIQAPVTTGAAPATNSSAGLSAGKEAGQAFMLTSRGLGVLAVRTARSLGGAAPVLIILAILWVAYVIYTRMRPARVRGRV